From Plasmodium chabaudi chabaudi strain AS genome assembly, chromosome: 12, the proteins below share one genomic window:
- a CDS encoding conserved protein, unknown function (term=annotation;date=20130122;qualifier=removed_product=conserved Plasmodium protein, unknown function;qualifier=added_product=conserved protein, unknown function;curatorName=ucb@sanger.ac.uk;~pfam_scan;Pfam:PF10561.5; E()=6.5E-84;score=281.5;query 7-312;description=UPF0565;~iprscan;InterPro:IPR018881 : Uncharacterised protein family UPF0565;Pfam:PF10561; score=9.4E-85;query 7-312;description=Uncharacterised protein family UPF0565), which yields MPVCFCVHKVTGFNNMINIILYREPILIDKKYDSKYIIFFPGDYSNFFINTIYTYYTCESANECSDYCFSYEALFWVISSKYLYDHIIFIKPSTFVNHFSTFSNFINDDPVSLSPSSQNEVDHKCDKYIDAKGIKHLLFILLSLNDNVIKERNGEDSSIHGSRNNQTDGTLVSASIQKCDNDTNSNKSKDIDSTVNNHKECISNIINIDTVIRKKLILIGFSKGCSVLFSLLREINKADFILPYIESVYFLDPGFNKQIYNTNIESNSLEILSKYNLKIFIHSTPNQIFERNSMTIHKELTNFINMLRNYNIPIFSYFHYINIGKMIDPINLHFEVLEDFSNQSLEKINNISPFINSCNKIGIICLENKKPIDKFLFQNWRM from the coding sequence ATGCCAGTATGTTTTTGCGTTCATAAGGTAACTGggtttaataatatgataaatataatattatatagagagccaattttaatagataaaaaatatgatagtaaatatataatatttttcccAGGGGATTactcaaatttttttataaatacaatcTATACTTACTATACATGTGAATCGGCGAATGAATGTAGTGATTATTGTTTTAGTTATGAAGCTTTATTTTGGGTTATATCatctaaatatttatatgatcatataatatttattaaaccTAGTACTTTTGTTAATCATTTTTCCACCTTCtcgaattttataaatgatgATCCTGTATCTTTAAGCCCGAGTTCTCAAAATGAAGTCGACCACAAAtgtgataaatatatagatgCGAAAGGAATCAagcatttattatttattttgctatcattaaatgataatgtaataaaagaaagaaatGGGGAAGATAGTTCAATACATGGAAGCAGAAACAACCAAACAGACGGCACACTAGTTAGTGCTAGCATTCAAAAATGTGACAATGATACTAATTCAAACAAGAGCAAAGATATAGATAGTACAGTGAATAATCATAAAGAGTGTATaagtaatattataaatatagatacGGTTATAAGGAAGAagttaattttaattggGTTTAGTAAAGGCTGTAGtgttttgttttctttaCTAAGAGAAATTAACAAAGCagattttattttgccATACATCGAAtcagtatattttttggacCCAGgttttaataaacaaatatataacactAATATAGAATCTAATTCATTGGAAATtctttcaaaatataatttaaaaatatttattcattcaACTCCTAATCAGATATTTGAAAGAAATAGTATGACTATTCATAAGGaattaacaaattttattaacatgttaagaaattataatattccgattttttcctattttcattatataaatataggaAAAATGATTGATCCAATTAATCTTCATTTTGAAGTATTAGAAGATTTTTCAAATCAGTCTctcgaaaaaataaataacatatcaccatttataaatagttgtaataaaataggGATAATCtgtttagaaaataaaaaacctATAGATAAgtttctttttcaaaacTGGCGGATgtag
- a CDS encoding conserved Plasmodium protein, unknown function (tmhmm; query 1-1501; ~;query 1499-1500; ~;query 1476-1498; ~;query 1-1475; ~iprscan;InterPro:IPR035969 : Rab-GTPase-TBC domain superfamily;Superfamily:SSF47923; score=8.11E-5;query 609-703;description=Rab-GTPase-TBC domain superfamily;~iprscan;InterPro:IPR035969 : Rab-GTPase-TBC domain superfamily;Superfamily:SSF47923; score=1.07E-6;query 964-1060;description=Rab-GTPase-TBC domain superfamily): protein MKSSVKKKRRDIEYDSCVDFESLYKKKKNYKKKYSIYRGKNYSDSEIYNKRRFKIKKRIGYIYIHKHYNIENEKPEKNLCLLDDVIVYKNYFHKYDEEDNEKLKIFKNILKIYENVTNSEKKKLYQIIKSFSYTQGGFQNNQVRQKIWLLLLGFNINLSKNKEYNEHPINILCKKYRNKSIYNNLSNHFKFVWDKSQHQSLRSCETSDDTSHTDDNTLEGSQNNNSNPVSNLETPKHSINNTNYDTHQNEQSEIFTSAFSKEKESNPISNGVENEVKLDSEMKIGDNHNLESMCLRKRKKKCIFASSNTITAFSSDKKDENENLNNIKKKKKKNSIQYSKKEPNELSDKTECPFLFLNEKKYNRNSLYKYISPKIDTDVSCSRHLSNLDEYSSEEFQNKSFSEYSDYSDSSIHSIENKSSASSTLLSPTDYCYKDESDEMSNTLNKKDREKKCPLRFFSSPKSFDYECMMKKIRKQKGAANKYSKIIKLYFEKKLNKVKKKKTRCPFGNINKKTKRFIKKNSKQVVNLLLNFEDRNKNDNYDKKSNKNFIIKLLKIIYGNILQVDIYIVDHIINKYKPSDIKNDVNVNLTSLYLQNSIKYNYDLNSNLNKWLIDSVLLEENERVQVKKDVKRSVNTWDIHKNIIYEIKKRYQYILKNIICSILYKHSNKIYYAQGVHDVCLVFITVYFHKFFMKYQKYVFLEHFIYKYAINKICRNIFEKNYNPTRVPLHKQNDCMTQTNKNNTAIDFIHPFSACCQFSAPSEEYIHCQTGLDDPTSSNLYKAKKNKLINTHSENNRTTNINIGKRKKQKEDDQYDILQNNISNMFLVEEEYIEKICILNNIKIEKYIKYKKKKKKKEYIVYLLCERFLLFYMIDYLTLSLDVSIKNTFKGVGLLLRYLDAEVYNVFCILQKEQERENKKHTSHYNAKKNNGNQQKELQNKNDEKDKDSNTIKKKNSLQLSGTEFFFCLSWVVTYYSHVLTEFDKLARLFDILLSNDGVFIIYFTSSIILHKKKELLEIAEKKKKCLLYNSMYTEIHYIFQNLNWKEINVESIINKTYYYMTHKIPFDKFLKEIKKKISFPPFSPIYSSPFILYYYNYQSKQKEKKNKAIQRSLINFYNYSHGEKCNKELEKSSIETDESENSNTINQTQSIDSSSNMNISDDTDDFKTPKMKSNTFNKKNSYEGKCPFKEKEMDQTDNQEKLNEIPKMNLKEDKNCDIINMNKQNKRKGKYKNSKHHSKKGNVYLYYPYYILYKHIDIYKEIIKKHILVENFFQYIYYEFIINYKEICKKYDVYLTDQFYAMQYISNKNHDYIKEIKKKKKMEKIIYNMTKSITYLCADKYSQKDRKKLKPIFFNFVKLDENFLLPYTNLLESEKNDVEADIFDYFSRFNNSYFSYYINKYSKKYTGKNDKDDYIGIIPPIYKYIIEDSKIMKVWGHEGIKDFIDITPTKKKGSLRKNKKKLNHIYYILKTSIHNYTYSNFFFIFFLISVFSSFWYFRR, encoded by the coding sequence atgaagTCTTCTGTGAAGAAAAAGAGGAGGGATATTGAATACGACAGTTGTGTAGACTTTGAAAGtctgtataaaaaaaaaaaaaattataaaaaaaaatattctatatatagaggaaaaaattatagtgatagtgaaatatataataaaagacgatttaaaataaaaaaaagaattggatatatatatatacataaacattataatatagaaaatgaaaaacctgaaaaaaatttatgtcTACTTGATGATgtaattgtatataaaaattattttcataaatatgatgaagaagataatgaaaaattaaaaatttttaaaaatattttaaaaatatatgaaaatgtaaCAAAtagcgaaaaaaaaaagttatatcaaataataaaatctttttcatatacACAAGGTGGAtttcaaaataatcaagtacgacaaaaaatatggttattattacttggatttaatattaacctatcaaaaaataaagaatacaATGAGCAtcctataaatatattatgtaaaaaatatagaaataaatctatatataataatttgtctaatcattttaaatttgtatgGGATAAATCACAACATCAATCTCTAAGGAGTTGCGAAACTTCTGATGATACTTCCCACACAGATGATAATACCCTTGAAGGGTCGCAAAACAATAATTCTAATCCAGTCTCAAATCTTGAAACTCCAAAACATTCAATAAACAATACGAATTATGATACACATCAAAATGAACAATCAGAAATATTCACTAGTGCATTTAGTAAGGAGAAGGAAAGTAATCCAATAAGCAACGGTGTAGAAAATGAAGTAAAATTGGATAGCGAAATGAAAATAGGTGACAATCACAATTTGGAATCTATGTGCTTGCGAAAgcgaaagaaaaaatgcatattcGCAAGCAGCAATACGATCACTGCCTTTTCATCCgataaaaaagatgaaaatgaaaatttgaataatataaaaaaaaaaaaaaaaaaaaatagtatacaGTATAGCAAAAAGGAACCTAATGAATTATCAGATAAAACAGAATgcccatttttatttttaaatgaaaaaaaatataatagaaattctttgtataaatatatatcaccAAAAATAGATACTGATGTTAGTTGTTCTCGTCATTTATCTAATTTGGATGAATACTCATCAGAAgaatttcaaaataaaagtttttCTGAATATTCAGATTATTCAGATAGTTCTATACATtctatagaaaataaaagtagTGCATCATCGACTTTATTATCACCTACTGATTATTGTTATAAAGATGAAAGTGATGAAATGTCAAATACattgaataaaaaagatcGAGAAAAGAAATGCCCTCttcgatttttttcatcaccAAAATCATTTGACTATGAAtgtatgatgaaaaaaattcgtAAACAAAAAGGTGCAgctaataaatattctaaaattataaaattatattttgaaaaaaaactaaataaagttaaaaaaaaaaaaacaagatGCCCATTTggtaatattaataaaaaaacaaaaagatttattaaaaaaaattcaaaacaagttgtaaatttattattaaattttgaagatagaaataaaaatgataattatgataagaaaagtaacaaaaattttataattaaattgttaaagataatatatggaaatatattacaagtggatatatatatagttgatcatataattaataaatataaacctAGTgacattaaaaatgatgtaAATGTAAATTTAACATCATTGTACTTacaaaatagtataaaatataattacgatttaaatagtaatttaaataaatggcTAATCGATAGTGTATTATTAGAAGAAAACGAAAGAGTACAAGTTAAGAAGGATGTTAAACGAAGTGTAAATACATGggatatacataaaaatataatttatgaaattaaaaaaagatatcaatatattttaaaaaatattatctgtagtattttatataaacattctaataaaatatattatgctcAAGGGGTTCATGATGTTTGCCTAGTTTTTATAACTGTCTATTTTCATAAGTTCTTTAtgaaatatcaaaaatatgttttcctagagcattttatatataaatatgctataaataaaatatgtagaaatatttttgaaaaaaactaCAACCCAACTAGGGTCCCATTACATAAACAGAATGATTGTATGACACagacaaataaaaataacactGCCATAGATTTTATTCACCCCTTTTCAGCATGTTGCCAATTTAGTGCACCTTCTGAAGAATACATACATTGTCAAACGGGTCTTGACGACCCAACTAGTtcaaatttgtataaagctaaaaaaaataaattgatCAATACACATAGTGAAAATAACAGAACtactaatataaatattggtaagcgaaaaaaacaaaaggaAGATGATCAATACGATATTCTTCAAAACAATATTAGTAACATGTTTTTAGTAGAAGAAGAATATatcgaaaaaatatgtatacttaataatattaaaattgaaaaatatataaaatataaaaaaaaaaaaaaaaaaaaagaatatatagtTTATTTGCTTTGTGAAAGATTTCTTTTATTCTACATGATAGATTATTTAACACTGTCTTTGGATGTTTCgattaaaaatacattcaAGGGTGTTGGATTATTATTAAGATATTTGGATGCAGAAGtatataatgttttttGCATATTACAAAAGGAACAAGAGcgtgaaaataaaaaacataccAGTCATTATAAtgcgaaaaaaaataatggtaACCAACAAAAGgaattacaaaataaaaatgatgagaAGGACAAAGATAgtaatacaataaaaaaaaaaaattcgtTACAACTTAGTGGAacagaattttttttttgtttaagcTGGGTTGTTACATATTATTCACATGTCCTCACCGAATTTGATAAGCTAGCTAGactatttgatatattattatcaaatgatggtgtttttattatctattTTACAAGttctattattttacataaaaaaaaagaactATTAGAAATAgctgaaaagaaaaaaaagtgtttattatataatagtatGTATACAGaaatacattatatttttcaaaatttaaattggaaagaaataaatgttGAAAGTATAATTAACAagacatattattatatgaccCATAAAATACCCtttgataaatttttaaaagaaataaaaaaaaaaatatcattccCACCTTTTTCTCCAATATATAGTTcaccatttattttatattattataattatcaatcgaaacaaaaagaaaaaaaaaacaaagcaATCCAAAGATCtttgataaatttttacaacTATAGTCATGgtgaaaaatgtaataaagaGCTCGAAAAAAGTAGCATTGAAACAGACGAATCAGAAAATAGTAACACAATTAACCAAACCCAAAGTATCGATTCAAGTtctaatatgaatataagtGATGATACAGACGATTTCAAAACCCCAAAAATGAAATCAAAcacatttaataaaaaaaatagttatgAAGGAAAATGCCCATTTAAGGAAAAAGAAATGGATCAAACTGACAAccaagaaaaattaaatgaaattcctaaaatgaatttaaaagaaGATAAGAATtgtgatataataaatatgaacaaacaaaataaaagaaagggaaaatataaaaatagtaaacaTCATAGCAAAAAGGGGAatgtgtatttatattatccatactatattttatataaacatatagatatatataaagaaataataaaaaaacatatactTGTAGAAaacttttttcaatatatttactatgagtttattataaattataaagaaatatgtaaaaaatatgatgtaTATTTAACAGATCAATTTTATGCTATGCAATATattagtaataaaaatcatgattatattaaagaaatcaaaaaaaaaaaaaaaatggaaaaaattatatataatatgactAAAAGTATTACTTATTTGTGTGCAGATAAATATAGCCAAAAAgatcgaaaaaaattaaaacctattttttttaattttgtaaaattagatgaaaattttttacttccttatacaaatttattgGAAAGTGAGAAAAATGATGTCGAAGCTGatatttttgattatttctcacgatttaataatagctacttttcttattatataaataaatatagtaaaaaatatactggGAAAAATGATAAGGATGATTATATAGGAATTATTCCTcctatttataaatacattattgaagatagtaaaataatgaagGTTTGGGGTCATGAAGGAATAAAAGATTTTATAGATATTACAcccacaaaaaaaaaaggaagtttaagaaaaaataaaaaaaaattaaatcatatttattatattcttaaAACCTCAAttcataattatacatattcaaatttcttttttatattttttttaatatcagtattttcatcattttggTATTTCCGTAGATAG
- a CDS encoding conserved Plasmodium protein, unknown function (tmhmm; query 1-409; ~;query 1-12; ~;query 13-35; ~;query 36-408; ~iprscan;Prosite:PS51257; score=7.0;query 1-32;description=null), with protein MYVKKKILDFSKSNMFALGLGSTWVLLISGGCIFSLKYFKNFDYRHPYIVDTIKIAKLHLNCTNNDEIKIIKKKGNVDSSNQRAKCEILLSLKGEQFWVNINSINCQKIKNNNNDEEDIDISDYIENPYLIKKTIKSFFYQIKSFIVPFISSNNQVKENNSYDDKNSYSEIYTASQNKKGNIVDKDKETIRIIQEQYPWKINNIIIVKKKKNTTTNEYISNGVIKNVEHGDDKKVDKKNGIPIVNLFYNFKSFINNLFDYNYEIYPIYGNPEENTYYYKYVNKNRAFNKTQKHIGKIMLCAFCLSTMLAIKRIRIYKNSYSGLNYVKNFVLNNKQLFQILGDTQIQILSISGLYKQNYINSKIYFQTSQKNGIVQLTATKNENDKTFTLLHAKLLLKNDVIELKKDNR; from the coding sequence ATGTatgtaaagaaaaaaatattagatTTTTCCAAAAGCAACATGTTTGCTTTAGGTTTAGGAAGTACATGGGTTTTACTTATTAGTGGAGGATGTATATTCAGTTTAaagtattttaaaaattttgattataGACATCCATACATAGTTGATACTATTAAAATTGCAAAACTGCATTTAAATTGtacaaataatgatgaaataaaaataataaaaaaaaaaggaaatgtCGATTCATCTAATCAAAGGGCAAAATGTGAAATACTTTTGTCTTTAAAAGGGGAGCAATTTTGggttaatataaattcgATAAATtgtcaaaaaataaaaaataataataatgatgaagaGGACATAGATATTTCAGATTATATCGAAAAtccatatttaattaaaaaaacaattaaatCGTTTTTTTACCAAATCAAATCATTTATTGTTCCATTTATTTCTAGTAATAACCAAGTAAAAGAGAATAATTCCtatgatgataaaaatagctactccgaaatatatacagctagccaaaataaaaaagggaatATAGTTGATAAGGATAAAGAAACAATTCGAATTATCCAGGAACAATACCcatggaaaataaataacattattattgttaaaaaaaaaaaaaatacaaccacaaatgaatatattagtAACGGTGTAATAAAGAATGTGGAACATGGTGATGATAAAAAGGtggacaaaaaaaatggcatTCCAATTGTTAAccttttttacaattttaaaagttttattaataacttgtttgattataattatgaaatatatccTATATATGGAAATCCAGAAGAAAAtacttattattataaatatgtaaataaaaatcgaGCATTTAATAAGACACAAAAACATATTGGGAAAATTATGTTGTGTGCATTTTGCTTATCAACTATGTTAGCTATAAAAAGAATtcgaatatataaaaattcttATTCAGGTTTAAATtatgttaaaaattttgtattaaataataaacagctttttcaaattttagGAGATACACAAATACAAATCTTAAGTATATCTggattatataaacaaaattatataaatagtaaaatatattttcaaacttCTCAAAAGAATGGCATCGTTCAATTAACAgctacaaaaaatgaaaacgaTAAGACATTCACATTATTACATGCTAAGctacttttaaaaaatgatgttaTAGAACTGAAAAAGGATAATAGATAG